Part of the Desulfolutivibrio sulfoxidireducens genome is shown below.
TTGAGTTCCTTCAGCGTCGTGGAATAGGCCGAAAAGACGTCCTCGCGGCCGAGCATGCCCACAACCGCGTCCTGGTTTTCGGGATCGACCACGGGGATCTGGCTGAGTTGCGCGTCCACGAACAGCAACAGCGCGTCGTAGAGGCTGGTGTCCGGGGTCAGGCTGACCGGCGGCCGGGCCAGATCGCCGACCACCACCAGATCGAACAGGGTTTTTTCGAAAAGGACGTTGCGCACGTCCTGCATGGACAAGATGCCGGTCAGGCGGCCAGAGGCGTCCTTCACCGGAAAGGCCAGTTCCGTGGTCCCGGCGATGATGTCCGTCAGGGCCTTGAGCGTCGTCCCCTGCTCCAGGATGGTGGTCTTGCCGGGCCGGTAATAGTCCTGCACCCGAAGTTCCTCCAGAATGTTGATGGTGGCGTCGCCCAGGTGGGCCGGTGACTCGAATTTGTTGTCCACCTGGTTTTCGTACAAGGGGACGCGGCGGCACAGGACCAGACACACGGCCGAGCACAGCATCAGCGGAGCCAGAAGGCCGTAGCCCTGGGTGATCTCGCAGACCATGATCAGCGGCCCCACCGGGGCCCCGGCCACCCCGGCGAACATGGCCGCCATGCCCACCAGGGTGTAGCCGCCGGGGCTGGTCACCACCTCCGGCAGCAGGCGGTGCCCCACCTGGCCCACGATGCCCCCGGCCACGCCGCCGGCGAAGAGTGTGGGCGCGAACATGCCGCCGCTTAAACCCGAGCCGATGGTCAGGGAGGTGGCCAGGGTCTTGCCCAGGAACAGGGCCGCCAGCAGCGCCGGCCCCATGTCCCCCCGGATGGCCATCTCCAGCCAGCCGTAGCCGGAACTCAGGGTCTGGGGGAAAAAGGCCCCGAGCCCGCCCATGCACAGTCCCCCGATCCCCGCCGTCCACATCAGCCCGATTTTCGCCTGGAGGCGCTCGAACACCCGGTGCTTGAAGAAAAAAAAGGTCCGCAGGTACACGAAGGCCGCCCCGGAGCAGAAAACCCCCAGAAAGGCGTAGACGGGCAGTTCCAGGACGCTTTGGAAATGGTAGGCCGGGGCGGTGAAGATGGAGCCCGTGCCGAAAAAAAGGGTCATGATGGTGTAGGCCGTCACCGAGGAGACCACAGCCGGCAGCACGGCCTCGGCCTCGAAGTCCTCGCGGTAGACGACCTCCACGGCCGTGAGCGCCCCGCCCAGGGGGGCCCGGAAGATGGCCCCCAGGCCTCCGGCCGCCCCGGCCAGAAGCAGGATGCGCCGTTCCCTGGCCGAAAGTCCCAGTTTCAGAGCTAGATACGATCCCATGCCGCCGCCCAGTTGGGACATGGGACCCTCGCTTCCGGCGCTGCCGCCGGCGGCCATGGTCAGGATGGCCCCGGCCGCGCGCAGGAAAAAGACCTTGGGGCGGATGATCCCGCTTTGCCGGTGAAAGGCCTTGATCATGGCGTCCGTGCCGTCGGTGCCGGCGCCCAGGGATTCGGGGATGAGCCTAGTGAACGCGTAGCCGGTCACAAGGCCAACCGCTCCCAAAAGGACCGGCAGAAGCCAAAGACGCATGGTTCCGGGGATGGCGTGATAGAAAAAGTGCTCGCCGCCGGGACTGGGCACGGTCAAACCCACGGTCCCGACCAGCAGGAACTGGCGCAACAGCTCCAGGCAGGCGAAAAAGGCGCAGGCCAGAAGGCCCGAGGTCGTGCCCGCGGCCAAGCCCAGGACCAGTCGGCGCACCGAGGCCGCCCGGCGCAGGCGGCGCAGGATGATCTTGAGGTACGGCAGGGGGCCGCGCCTGGGTCTTGGGTGTCGTTGGGGGGGCATGGCCTGGGCGATGCGCCGTCCTTTGCGCGGGGTCGGATGCGGTCAGGAGATGCGCGCCTCGGGGGTGGCCAGGATGCTGCGGCCGATGCGGATGTCCTCGCGGATGCGCGCGGCCAGTTCCTCGACTCCGGAAAATTTGCGTTCCGAGCGCAGGCGCTGCACGAAATGCACCCGGATGGGCCTGCCGTAGAGGTCGCCGGAAAAGTCCAGGATGTGGACCTCGACGGAAAGCGCGCCGCCTCCGAAGGTCGGGTTGCAGCCGATATTGGTCACGCCCGCGTATATCCGGGCGTCGATTTCCACCCATACGGCATAGACCCC
Proteins encoded:
- a CDS encoding chloride channel protein; translation: MPPQRHPRPRRGPLPYLKIILRRLRRAASVRRLVLGLAAGTTSGLLACAFFACLELLRQFLLVGTVGLTVPSPGGEHFFYHAIPGTMRLWLLPVLLGAVGLVTGYAFTRLIPESLGAGTDGTDAMIKAFHRQSGIIRPKVFFLRAAGAILTMAAGGSAGSEGPMSQLGGGMGSYLALKLGLSARERRILLLAGAAGGLGAIFRAPLGGALTAVEVVYREDFEAEAVLPAVVSSVTAYTIMTLFFGTGSIFTAPAYHFQSVLELPVYAFLGVFCSGAAFVYLRTFFFFKHRVFERLQAKIGLMWTAGIGGLCMGGLGAFFPQTLSSGYGWLEMAIRGDMGPALLAALFLGKTLATSLTIGSGLSGGMFAPTLFAGGVAGGIVGQVGHRLLPEVVTSPGGYTLVGMAAMFAGVAGAPVGPLIMVCEITQGYGLLAPLMLCSAVCLVLCRRVPLYENQVDNKFESPAHLGDATINILEELRVQDYYRPGKTTILEQGTTLKALTDIIAGTTELAFPVKDASGRLTGILSMQDVRNVLFEKTLFDLVVVGDLARPPVSLTPDTSLYDALLLFVDAQLSQIPVVDPENQDAVVGMLGREDVFSAYSTTLKELKKES